A window of the Myxocyprinus asiaticus isolate MX2 ecotype Aquarium Trade chromosome 11, UBuf_Myxa_2, whole genome shotgun sequence genome harbors these coding sequences:
- the LOC127448333 gene encoding gamma-crystallin M2-like → MGRIIFYEDRNFQGRSYECMSDCADMSSYLSRCHSCRIESGCFMMYDRPNFMGNQYFFRRGEYADYMSMFGMNECIRSCRMIPMHRGPFRMRIYERENFMGQMYEMMDDCDNIMDRYRMSHCNSCHVMDGHWLMYEQPNYRGRMHYFRPGEYRSFSNMGGMRFMSMRRIIDSYY, encoded by the exons ATGGGCAGG ATCATCTTCTACGAGGACAGGAACTTCCAGGGTCGCTCTTATGAGTGCATGAGCGACTGTGCTGACATGTCCTCCTACTTGAGCCGCTGCCACTCTTGCAGAATTGAGAGTGGATGCTTCATGATGTATGATCGCCCAAACTTCATGGGAAATCAGTATTTCTTTAGGAGGGGAGAGTATGCTGATTACATGTCTATGTTTGGCATGAATGAGTGCATCAGATCTTGCCGTATGATCCCTATG CACAGAGGACCCTTCAGAATGAGGATTTACGAGAGGGAGAACTTCATGGGCCAGATGTATGAGATGATGGATGACTGTGACAACATCATGGACCGCTACCGCATGTCTCACTGCAATTCCTGTCATGTGATGGACGGTCACTGGCTCATGTATGAGCAGCCCAACTACAGAGGAAGGATGCACTACTTCAGGCCTGGAGAGTACAGAAGCTTCAGCAATATGGGTGGCATGAGATTCATGAGCATGAGGCGTATCATTGATtcctattattaa
- the LOC127448319 gene encoding gamma-crystallin M2 isoform X2, whose product MGKVIFYEDRNFQGRSYECMSDCADMSSYLSRCHSCRVESGCFMMYDRPNYMGNQYFFRRGEYADYMSMFGMSDCIRSCRMIPMYRGSYRMRIYERENFMGQMYEMMDDCDNIMDRYRMSHCQSCHVMDGHWLMYEQPHYRGRMYYFRPGEYRSFSNMGGMRFTSMRRIMDSWY is encoded by the exons ATGGGCAAA GTCATCTTCTATGAGGACAGGAACTTCCAGGGTCGCTCATATGAGTGTATGAGCGACTGTGCTGACATGTCCTCCTACCTGAGCCGCTGTCACTCTTGCAGAGTGGAGAGTGGATGCTTCATGATGTATGACCGTCCCAACTACATGGGAAATCAGTACTTCTTTAGGAGAGGCGAGTATGCTGATTACATGTCTATGTTTGGAATGAGTGACTGCATCAGGTCCTGCCGTATGATCCCCATG TACAGGGGATCCTACAGAATGAGGATCTATGAGAGGGAGAACTTCATGGGCCAGATGTATGAGATGATGGATGACTGTGACAACATCATGGACCGCTACCGCATGTCTCACTGCCAGTCCTGCCATGTGATGGATGGTCACTGGCTCATGTATGAGCAGCCCCACTATAGAGGCAGGATGTACTACTTTAGGCCTGGAGAGTACAGAAGCTTCAGCAATATGGGTGGCATGAGATTCACGAGCATGAGGCGTATCATGGATTCTTGGTATTAg
- the LOC127448319 gene encoding gamma-crystallin M2 isoform X1 yields the protein MLASYFQVIFYEDRNFQGRSYECMSDCADMSSYLSRCHSCRVESGCFMMYDRPNYMGNQYFFRRGEYADYMSMFGMSDCIRSCRMIPMYRGSYRMRIYERENFMGQMYEMMDDCDNIMDRYRMSHCQSCHVMDGHWLMYEQPHYRGRMYYFRPGEYRSFSNMGGMRFTSMRRIMDSWY from the exons ATGCTTGCTTCTTATTTTCAGGTCATCTTCTATGAGGACAGGAACTTCCAGGGTCGCTCATATGAGTGTATGAGCGACTGTGCTGACATGTCCTCCTACCTGAGCCGCTGTCACTCTTGCAGAGTGGAGAGTGGATGCTTCATGATGTATGACCGTCCCAACTACATGGGAAATCAGTACTTCTTTAGGAGAGGCGAGTATGCTGATTACATGTCTATGTTTGGAATGAGTGACTGCATCAGGTCCTGCCGTATGATCCCCATG TACAGGGGATCCTACAGAATGAGGATCTATGAGAGGGAGAACTTCATGGGCCAGATGTATGAGATGATGGATGACTGTGACAACATCATGGACCGCTACCGCATGTCTCACTGCCAGTCCTGCCATGTGATGGATGGTCACTGGCTCATGTATGAGCAGCCCCACTATAGAGGCAGGATGTACTACTTTAGGCCTGGAGAGTACAGAAGCTTCAGCAATATGGGTGGCATGAGATTCACGAGCATGAGGCGTATCATGGATTCTTGGTATTAg